The following coding sequences are from one Candidatus Anaeroferrophillus wilburensis window:
- a CDS encoding radical SAM protein, whose product MPSSAIEQFDFPPYRPPSEAYSMLLRVSRGCPWNKCAFCSMYKKYSFARKSVDEIKKDIDLMPQVYGTHARTAFLGDSNSLLLKTADLVAVLEHLYRVFPHLEWVTSYARAKTLTKKPLTELQAIREAGLTRLHIGLESGDDQVLALIRKGATAAEMIAAGRLSKEAGFECSMYVLLGIGGVEHTMAHRQGTVRVLNEVDPHFIRVRTLTPIPKTPIARWIEEGSFTLISPLMSVEEELDIVRGLRVSSRFLNDHVSNIVPLDGKLPDDQPQMIAALEAAVAYCQKSEVDYRDYRSL is encoded by the coding sequence ATGCCATCATCAGCCATCGAGCAATTTGATTTCCCCCCCTATCGGCCGCCTTCCGAGGCCTACAGCATGTTGCTGCGGGTTTCCCGCGGCTGCCCATGGAACAAGTGTGCTTTTTGTTCCATGTATAAAAAGTATTCTTTTGCCCGTAAATCAGTTGATGAGATAAAAAAAGATATTGATCTGATGCCGCAGGTGTACGGCACCCATGCCAGGACGGCTTTTCTTGGTGATTCCAACAGCTTGCTGCTGAAAACCGCTGATTTGGTTGCTGTCCTTGAACACCTGTACCGGGTTTTTCCCCACCTTGAGTGGGTGACTTCCTATGCCCGGGCAAAAACGCTGACCAAGAAACCACTGACAGAACTGCAGGCTATCCGTGAGGCCGGACTGACTCGTCTCCATATAGGGCTGGAGAGTGGTGATGACCAGGTTTTGGCCCTGATCCGTAAAGGGGCGACCGCGGCGGAGATGATTGCCGCCGGCCGGCTGAGCAAAGAGGCGGGCTTTGAATGTTCCATGTATGTGCTGCTGGGTATCGGTGGGGTGGAGCATACTATGGCGCATCGGCAGGGGACGGTGCGGGTTTTGAACGAGGTAGACCCTCACTTTATCCGGGTTCGGACCCTGACCCCGATTCCTAAAACCCCCATAGCCCGGTGGATTGAAGAGGGCAGCTTTACGCTGATTTCACCCCTGATGAGCGTTGAGGAGGAACTTGATATCGTCAGGGGTTTGCGGGTGAGCTCCCGTTTTCTCAACGACCACGTATCCAACATTGTGCCGTTGGACGGCAAGCTGCCTGATGATCAACCGCAGATGATTGCGGCGCTGGAAGCGGCGGTTGCCTATTGTCAAAAGAGCGAGGTCGACTACCGGGATTATCGCAGTCTTTAG